In Trichomycterus rosablanca isolate fTriRos1 chromosome 4, fTriRos1.hap1, whole genome shotgun sequence, one DNA window encodes the following:
- the vangl2 gene encoding vang-like protein 2: MDNESQYSGYSYKSSHSRSSRKHRDRRDRHRSKSRDSRGDKSVTIQAPGEPLLDTESTRGDDRDDNWGETTTVVTGTSEHSVSNEDLTRASKELEDSSPLQCKRFAGPILSGVLGLFALLTPLAFLLLPQALWRDSLEPCGTPCEGLYVSLAFKLLVLAISTWALFLRAPRTTLPRFFIFRCLLLALVFLFVASYWLFYGVRVLEPRERDYRGIVGYAVSLVDALLFIQYLALVLLEVRHLRPAYCLKVVRTTDGASRFYNIGHLSIQRAAVWVLDHYYSDFPVYNPALINLPKSILSKKMSGFKVYSLGEENSTNNSTGQSRAMIAAAARRRDNSHNEYYYEEAEMERRIRKRKARLVVAVEEAFTHIRRLQEDEAATTPKHPREVMDPREAAQAIFAPMARAMQKYLRTTRQQPYHSMESIINHLQFCITHNMTPKAFLERYLNTGPTMQYQRENGRGRQWTLVSEEPVTSALRQGLVFSLRRLDFSLVVTVTALPFLTLGEEFIDPKSHKFVMRLQSETSV; encoded by the exons ATGGACAACGAGTCTCAGTACTCGGGCTATTCCTACAAGTCCTCCCACTCCCGCAGCTCTCGCAAGCACAG GGATCGGAGAGACCGACATCGCTCCAAGAGCAGAGACAGCAGAGGAGACAAATCTGTAACTATCCAGGCTCCTGGAGAACCACTGCTGGACACCGAGTCCACACGAGGAGACGACAGG gatGATAACTGGGGCGAGACCACCACGGTGGTGACGGGCACATCCGAACACAGCGTATCTAACGAAGACCTCACGAGGGCGTCCAAGGAACTTGAGGACTCGTCTCCTCTGCAGTGCAAACGCTTCGCCGGTCCGATCCTGAGTGGCGTCCTGGGTCTGTTCGCTTTACTCACGCCCCTCGCTTTCCTACTGCTACCGCAGGCGCTGTGGCGCGACTCGTTAGAACCGTGCGGCACGCCGTGCGAGGGCCTGTACGTCTCGCTGGCCTTCAAGCTGCTCGTGCTGGCCATCTCCACGTGGGCGCTGTTCCTGCGGGCGCCGCGCACCACCCTGCCGCGCTTCTTCATCTTCCGCTGCCTGCTCCTGGCGCTGGTTTTCCTCTTCGTGGCCTCCTACTGGCTCTTCTATGGGGTGCGTGTGCTGGAGCCACGCGAACGCGATTACCGCGGCATCGTGGGATACGCCGTCTCGCTAGTGGACGCGCTGCTGTTCATCCAGTATCTGGCGCTGGTGCTGCTGGAGGTGCGACATCTGCGGCCGGCGTACTGCCTCAAGGTGGTGCGCACCACGGACGGAGCCAGTCGCTTCTACAACATCGGCCATCTCAG CATTCAGCGAGCCGCCGTGTGGGTGCTGGATCACTATTACAGCGACTTCCCCGTCTACAACCCAGCACTGATCAACCTGCCCAAATCCATCCTGTCCAAAAAGATGTCTGGATTTAAGGTGTATTCTCTGGGTGAAG AGAACAGCACCAATAACTCGACCGGTCAGTCTCGGGCGATGATCGCAGCAGCCGCTCGCCGGCGTGATAATTCCCATAACGAGTATTACTACGAGGAGGCCGAGATGGAGCGCAGAATCCGCAAACGCAAAGCCAG GCTGGTGGTGGCCGTCGAGGAGGCGTTCACGCACATCAGGCGTCTTCAGGAGGACGAGGCGGCCACGACGCCCAAGCACCCGCGCGAGGTGATGGACCCCCGCGAGGCCGCCCAGGCCATATTTGCACCGATGGCACGAGCCATGCAGAAGTATCTGCGCACCACACGCCAGCAGCCCTACCACAGCATGGAGAGCATCATCAACCACCTGCAGTTCTGCATCACGCACAACATGACACCCAAG GCCTTCCTCGAGCGCTACCTCAACACTGGCCCCACGATGCAGTACCAGCGAGAGAACGGCAGGGGGCGCCAGTGGACACTCGTCAGCGAGGAGCCCGTGACGTCAGCGCTGCGTCAGGGCCTCGTCTTCTCCCTGCGACGCCTGGACTTCTCCCTCGTGGTGACGGTCACGGCGCTTCCCTTCCTCACCCTGGGAGAGGAATTCATCGACCCCAAGAGTCACAAGTTCGTCATGAGGCTGCAGTCCGAGACGTCGGTGTAG